aatcctcataattaTTCTGACACAGCTACCACTCCCATTCTACAGGCAGAGAAGTTAGGAAATTTTCTTTACGTTTCACTATTTAGGACTCAAACCAGCAGAAGCTCTTTACCATAGTCCAGTGGGTAAGAGGGAGGGTGTGATGACTTGTACATATCACAGAAGAGAAATTACCTATAGAATAGCTCTAGAAGGCCACAGCTGCTGCAGTGgctccttccatttttatttccctcAAGCAGGTGGATGACAGTAGGACCAAATAACATGTAGGAAGCACAAACTAAGTATTTATATAGTCCtgtccttttaaaaaacaaatacagttcATCTTCCTTTGTATGCCACTTGAAAAAGTAATATTAAAGCCATCTTACCAAGATTGTCCTTTGTAAATTAGAGTTAACACTACTGAACATCAGTTTACCAACTATTGTCGCAATAGTAGGAAAGACAAGGGCTCCACACAAAATTCGGGTAGCAGAGACATGATCTGCTAAAGGATTAGCTTCAGCTGGAATTCGAGGAACAGGACAACCAATGCCTAGAGAGAAAAAATGCCATGTCAGTGCTAATACCTAAGAATAGCTGAAAAGTATCTTCAACCATTTCTAAAAAAAGCATGTCAATTGCACATGTACTTTAGAACCATAATTTAGGTCCTCACCTGGAAAGATACTGTTCAGAATTTGTAGTTTATTTGAGTATTTGCGCCATAGTCTAAGCACATAGTCCTCCCAGCGAATCATCTTGCCCAATATCAGCATGACAGGAATAGTGGGAAGTCCaattaaaaggaataaaggaTCAGCTCTCTCCATAACATCCAGTCCTTCTTTATGGCCTACAACCTGTGAAGCAAAGggcatttaaataaaaaactaagCTGGAAAGATATGAGTCCTGatttatttataagaaatatcACAATCTATTCAaggaaaaaacagttt
The sequence above is a segment of the Castor canadensis chromosome 7, mCasCan1.hap1v2, whole genome shotgun sequence genome. Coding sequences within it:
- the Marchf5 gene encoding E3 ubiquitin-protein ligase MARCHF5 isoform X2, which gives rise to MHKQRGPVVYVLDLADRLISKACPFAAAGIMVGSIYWTAVTYGAVTVMQVVGHKEGLDVMERADPLFLLIGLPTIPVMLILGKMIRWEDYVLRLWRKYSNKLQILNSIFPGIGCPVPRIPAEANPLADHVSATRILCGALVFPTIATIVGKLMFSSVNSNLQRTILGGIAFVAIKGAFKVYFKQQQYLRQAHRKILNYPEQEEA